The Daucus carota subsp. sativus chromosome 2, DH1 v3.0, whole genome shotgun sequence genome includes a window with the following:
- the LOC135150374 gene encoding uncharacterized protein LOC135150374, with product MTNLTNLSFVALDISGENYLSWVQDVKLHLGSKKLGNTIKAGNTSTIEENFTSIIFLRHHMHEDLKSEYLEVEDPFILWENLKDRFDHQKLVYLPAAENDWVNLRLQDFKSVRAYSSALFKISSRLIMCGEVVTVKRKIDKTLSTFHPNNINLAEMYRERKFTKFGDLLSTLLVAEQNHELVIKNHQSRPTGSAPLPEVNNTTFQQNVRGKGHRGGRGHSRYRGRGRGRGPFRPYNSSGHQKWQLKHRAKERHHKEGKQIIYATSVEWKGIGHEIVISHNILLIYISHLKDRKGKWWKPISPTT from the coding sequence ATGACAAATCTTACAAACTTGTCGTTCGTTGCATTGGACATTTCTGGGGAGAATTATCTATCGTGGGTACAAGACGTAAAGTTGCATTTGGGTTCAAAGAAATTAGGTAACACAATAAAGGCAGGAAACACATCCACGATTGAAGAAAATTTTACCTCTATTATTTTCCTTCGACACCACATGCATGAAGATCTAAAATCTGAGTACCTAGAAGTCGAGGATCCCTTTATTTTATGGGAAAATCTAAAGGATAGGTTTGATCATCAGAAACTAGTTTATCTACCTGCAGCTGAAAATGATTGGGTTAATCTAAGGCTTCAAGATTTTAAGAGTGTTCGGGCATATAGCTCTGCCCTATTCAAAATAAGTTCTAGGCTCATTATGTGTGGTGAGGTTGTTACTGTGAAAAGAAAGATCGACAAAACACTATCCACTTTTCATCCCAATAATATCAACTTAGCCGAGATGTACAGGGAGCGGAAGTTTACCAAGTTTGGGGATCTCCTTTCAACCCTCCTTGTTGCCGAGCAGAATCATGAATTGGTGATTAAGAATCATCAATCCCGTCCAACGGGATCTGCCCCTTTACCAGAAGTAAATAACACGACATTCCAGCAGAATGTACGTGGAAAAGGGCATAGAGGTGGACGAGGCCATAGTCGCTACCGTGGACGAGGCCGTGGTCGTGGGCCTTTTCGTCCTTATAATAGCTCTGGTCACCAGAAGTGGCAACTGAAACACAGAGCAAAAGAAAGGCACCACAAGGAGGGAAAACAGATAATTTATGCCACAAGTGTGGAATGGAAGGGCATTGGTCACGAAATTGTTATATCCCACAACATCTTGTTGATTTATATCAGTCATCTAAAAGATCGAAAGGGAAAATGGTGGAAACCAATTTCGCCAACAACTTAG